A region from the Caldicellulosiruptor naganoensis genome encodes:
- a CDS encoding IS1634 family transposase — protein MFVKITNAGGYQYVRLVENYRENGKVKQRVLFNFGRLDILKDDPAFKNIVKKLSDIVAETTTENAKAVTIESEEDISDAVVKNWGYIVYRKLWQELEIDKFLKGKAAKERKIKFDVDKVSFLMTIQRLIEPMSKLRTYHQRSKYFGFEEDIDLNQLYRCLDFLDSVKEDLETYLYQRNKDLFKMVVDVVFYDVTTIYFESCRADELKNFGFSKDNKVNEVQVVLGLLVDKEGRPIGYELFPGNTIDSKTMVKILRKLKEKFSIDKIIIVADKGLNSRINLKMIKEAGYDYIVASRLKNASKEILDEVFNEEGYKRLDGKRCLNAEEIYGDEFKYKVLERTNIVKDEEGKEFKIEENLIITYSSKRAKKDKEDRERLVRKAKELLENKGSITALEKKGARKYLKKKSKSEEYVLDEETIKRDEKFDGYYAIQTSKKDMDVEEVLGAYHDLWKIEQSFRVMKSCLEVRPIYHFTESRIKGHFVICFLAFLLQRTLEYILRRKGKGISSERIMEAIYSMNFFEIEIKGKKYLIKQKIEGEAGDILNVMKIKGPKNFMTYEEGLEFIGISK, from the coding sequence ATGTTTGTCAAAATTACTAATGCTGGCGGTTATCAGTATGTTAGGTTAGTCGAAAATTACCGTGAAAATGGTAAAGTAAAGCAAAGAGTACTATTTAACTTTGGTAGACTTGATATTCTCAAAGATGACCCCGCTTTTAAAAACATTGTAAAAAAACTATCTGATATTGTCGCTGAAACAACTACTGAGAATGCAAAAGCTGTTACTATTGAATCTGAAGAAGATATTTCGGATGCAGTTGTAAAAAACTGGGGATACATTGTATACAGAAAGTTATGGCAGGAGCTTGAAATTGATAAGTTTTTAAAAGGGAAAGCAGCAAAAGAGAGAAAGATAAAATTTGATGTAGACAAAGTAAGTTTTTTAATGACCATACAGAGATTGATAGAGCCAATGAGCAAACTAAGAACTTATCATCAGAGAAGCAAATATTTTGGATTTGAAGAGGATATAGATTTGAATCAATTGTACAGGTGTTTAGATTTTCTTGACAGTGTAAAAGAAGATTTAGAGACATACCTGTATCAGAGAAATAAAGACTTATTTAAGATGGTAGTTGATGTAGTGTTTTATGATGTGACGACAATATACTTTGAGAGTTGTAGAGCGGATGAACTTAAAAATTTTGGGTTTAGCAAAGACAACAAGGTAAATGAAGTGCAAGTTGTATTAGGGCTTTTGGTGGACAAAGAAGGCAGACCGATAGGGTATGAACTTTTTCCTGGTAATACGATAGATAGCAAGACGATGGTAAAGATACTGAGGAAGCTGAAGGAAAAATTTAGTATAGATAAGATAATAATAGTAGCAGACAAAGGGCTTAACAGCAGAATAAATTTAAAGATGATAAAAGAAGCTGGGTACGACTATATAGTAGCAAGCAGATTAAAGAATGCAAGTAAAGAAATTTTAGATGAAGTTTTTAATGAAGAAGGATATAAAAGACTTGATGGCAAAAGATGTTTGAATGCTGAAGAAATTTATGGTGATGAATTCAAATATAAGGTATTGGAAAGAACAAATATTGTCAAGGATGAAGAGGGTAAAGAGTTCAAAATAGAAGAGAATTTGATAATAACGTATTCAAGCAAGAGAGCCAAGAAAGACAAAGAAGACAGAGAGAGATTGGTAAGAAAAGCCAAAGAGCTTTTAGAGAACAAAGGAAGCATAACAGCCTTAGAAAAGAAAGGTGCAAGGAAATATTTGAAGAAGAAATCAAAATCAGAAGAATATGTATTGGATGAGGAAACGATAAAACGAGATGAGAAATTTGACGGTTATTATGCAATTCAAACGAGCAAAAAGGATATGGATGTAGAAGAGGTTTTAGGAGCATATCACGATTTATGGAAGATAGAACAGTCATTCAGAGTAATGAAAAGCTGTTTAGAAGTGCGACCGATATATCACTTTACAGAAAGCAGAATAAAAGGACATTTTGTGATATGTTTTTTGGCATTTTTACTGCAAAGGACATTGGAATATATTTTGAGGAGAAAAGGTAAAGGAATAAGTAGTGAAAGGATAATGGAAGCAATATATTCAATGAACTTTTTTGAAATAGAGATAAAAGGGAAGAAATATTTGATAAAGCAAAAAATTGAGGGAGAAGCTGGAGATATACTGAATGTAATGAAGATAAAGGGTCCAAAAAACTTCATGACATATGAGGAAGGCTTAGAATTTATTGGTATTAGCAAATGA
- a CDS encoding protein-export chaperone SecB produces the protein MGKYYFSPIQLVKTELIKLRTKKLKEIEPFKFRNIPFLLEVKTWSEAIDNANGNMYVALRLGVTEENEKIFEIEAVYKGSCINNDASISKEDFQKFLEIQSVRFLWPYLKEVVSDVMSKIGLIPQPLPTIDILNTLKKNMNSREIERDERSDK, from the coding sequence TTGGGAAAATATTATTTTTCTCCAATTCAGCTTGTTAAGACTGAACTGATAAAATTAAGAACAAAAAAGCTAAAGGAAATAGAACCATTTAAATTCAGAAATATTCCATTTTTACTTGAGGTAAAAACTTGGAGTGAAGCTATTGATAATGCAAATGGTAATATGTATGTTGCTTTACGATTAGGAGTAACAGAGGAAAACGAAAAGATATTTGAAATTGAAGCGGTCTACAAAGGCAGCTGTATTAATAATGATGCGTCAATATCGAAAGAAGATTTTCAAAAATTTTTGGAAATTCAAAGTGTAAGATTTTTATGGCCATACTTAAAGGAAGTAGTTTCCGACGTGATGAGCAAAATTGGTTTGATACCTCAACCTTTACCTACAATTGATATTTTAAACACTTTAAAGAAAAATATGAATAGTAGAGAGATAGAAAGGGATGAAAGGTCAGATAAGTAA
- a CDS encoding MFS transporter has product MQKTQGSVRLAFSAISLFILANAFMGIGGGINDTIFNNYIAATFKISPVARGVLEFPRETPGFLIIFLIGFLYFLGDLRVSIIATLLCSVSLVGLGYFAPSFALLILWTAFYNTGTHLNMVLTSSIGMALSKEDSYGKTLGLIGSVSTAAAVIGYFTVMVGFKFLNFSFKTAYLIAAVMYILAAIFLMPIKMPNVRNHKGLKFVIKKDYWLYYVLSIFFGARKQIFITFAPWVLIKIFKQPVSNFALVGIICSILGIGFRNVIGRLIDKLGEKKVLTFDAIVIFLICIGYAMTENIKIKSLALGLAYACYIIDNLMFATSMARSTYIKKIIKHPDDLTPTLSTGTSMDHAVSMSLPVLSGFLWNKFGYEYVFLLAALFALGNLYFVRKIEI; this is encoded by the coding sequence ATGCAAAAGACACAGGGCAGCGTTAGACTTGCATTCTCAGCTATTTCACTTTTTATATTGGCAAATGCATTTATGGGAATTGGTGGTGGGATTAATGACACTATCTTTAACAACTATATTGCAGCAACTTTTAAAATTTCACCTGTGGCACGAGGTGTGCTTGAGTTTCCTCGCGAGACACCAGGGTTTTTGATAATCTTTTTAATAGGCTTTTTATACTTCCTTGGGGATTTGAGAGTAAGCATCATAGCAACACTTCTTTGCTCTGTATCTCTGGTTGGACTTGGCTATTTTGCGCCAAGCTTTGCTCTTTTGATTTTATGGACAGCTTTTTACAACACAGGCACCCACCTTAACATGGTTTTGACATCAAGCATTGGAATGGCACTTTCAAAAGAAGACTCTTACGGCAAAACCTTAGGGCTCATTGGCTCTGTTTCAACCGCCGCTGCAGTTATTGGTTATTTCACTGTCATGGTAGGGTTTAAATTTCTCAATTTTTCATTCAAAACAGCCTACCTCATTGCTGCAGTGATGTACATCCTTGCTGCAATATTTTTGATGCCAATCAAAATGCCAAATGTGAGAAATCACAAAGGTCTAAAGTTTGTAATCAAAAAAGATTACTGGCTCTACTATGTTCTTTCTATCTTCTTTGGTGCAAGAAAGCAGATTTTTATCACATTTGCTCCTTGGGTGTTGATTAAGATATTTAAACAGCCTGTTTCAAATTTTGCTCTGGTTGGAATAATCTGCTCCATTTTAGGAATTGGGTTTAGAAACGTTATAGGCAGGCTTATTGACAAGCTTGGTGAAAAGAAAGTTTTGACATTTGATGCGATTGTCATTTTCTTAATTTGTATAGGATATGCTATGACCGAGAACATAAAGATAAAAAGCTTGGCTTTGGGCTTGGCATATGCGTGTTATATAATTGATAATCTAATGTTTGCAACATCAATGGCAAGGTCAACGTACATAAAGAAAATTATAAAACATCCTGATGATTTGACTCCAACTCTTTCAACAGGCACAAGCATGGACCATGCAGTTTCTATGAGCCTTCCTGTGCTATCTGGCTTTTTGTGGAATAAGTTCGGGTATGAATATGTGTTTTTACTTGCAGCTCTCTTTGCCCTGGGGAATTTGTATTTTGTGAGGAAGATAGAAATTTGA
- the fliS gene encoding flagellar export chaperone FliS yields MDAAARYQEEVIMTKPPEELTLMLYDGCIRFIKAAMQAIDEKKLDKANENIIKAENIITELMSTLDMSYEISKNLMSLYDFIYRWLIQANLKKDKKYLQEALEIVEEMRNTWAEAIKIARQQKNK; encoded by the coding sequence ATGGATGCTGCAGCAAGATATCAAGAAGAGGTTATAATGACAAAACCACCTGAAGAACTAACTTTAATGCTATATGATGGTTGTATTAGGTTTATTAAAGCTGCAATGCAAGCAATTGATGAAAAAAAGCTTGACAAGGCAAATGAGAACATTATAAAAGCCGAAAATATCATCACAGAGCTTATGTCAACACTTGATATGAGTTATGAGATTTCAAAAAATTTGATGAGCCTATACGATTTTATCTACAGATGGCTTATTCAAGCAAATCTTAAAAAAGATAAGAAATATTTACAAGAAGCTCTTGAAATTGTTGAGGAGATGCGAAATACTTGGGCAGAGGCAATTAAGATTGCAAGACAGCAAAAAAATAAGTAA
- a CDS encoding nucleotidyltransferase domain-containing protein: MVKKIDSRVKNTIMEYISKLKKEINVIDVYLFGSYAKGNYHNDSDIDIAVISDQFKGDCIEDRLLLMRLRRDIDLRIEPHPFRPEDFTDENPFVKEIKEYGIRIPY, translated from the coding sequence ATGGTTAAAAAGATTGATTCAAGAGTAAAAAATACAATTATGGAGTATATTAGTAAACTCAAAAAAGAAATAAATGTTATTGATGTATATCTATTTGGTTCATATGCAAAAGGAAATTATCATAATGATAGCGACATTGATATTGCAGTAATTTCTGACCAGTTCAAAGGTGACTGCATTGAAGATAGATTATTATTAATGCGACTTAGAAGAGACATCGACCTTAGGATTGAACCCCATCCTTTTAGACCTGAAGATTTTACCGATGAGAATCCTTTTGTAAAAGAAATTAAAGAGTACGGAATTAGAATACCATATTAA
- a CDS encoding HEPN domain-containing protein, with protein sequence MNTRYPDYKREFHKKCTREYTQNIIEKVENVIEWLKRLIQE encoded by the coding sequence ATAAATACAAGGTATCCCGATTATAAAAGAGAATTTCACAAAAAATGCACACGAGAATATACACAAAATATAATTGAAAAAGTGGAGAATGTTATAGAATGGTTAAAAAGATTGATTCAAGAGTAA
- a CDS encoding FkbM family methyltransferase has protein sequence MNENIESKVERIKKLLNELVEKGELDYALEVINKCENVIKNDIEIISMKGIIYYAKNEIEKAEEIFKKGLLVDATYTDFYYNLGCVYELKEEYEKAAKFFARALEFATGDETIEIGRKLNNILYKISTPLKDETKIAFFVKPGLDSFLNDIILGLMDEYFVRKIVVTDFKQIDEGMQWADICWFEWCDELVIYGSRHELARGKKLICRVHSYEAFTDYIFKVNWDNIDKIIFVAKHIFELVNDKLQGVLRSKSVVIPNGIDLKKFTFEKRNRGFNLAYVGYINYKKGPMLLLQLFKALHDKDNRYKLHIAGEFQDERYLLYFKQMMKEWELEDSIVFEGWQNDINKWLEDKNYVICSSILESQNISIMEAMAKGIKPVIHNFVGAREIYPSHLIWTTIDEAIDIILSENYDSVKYREFIEKNYSLENKLCEIKKLLESILHEQNPEKIKFITKVYFENEEYKFYLPNLSDYIQKVMYKTSRFYEEEMLRDIKQRIKGESIVIDIGANIGNHTVFIASLKRVKKVVSIEPYEYSFKILLKNIELNGLNEKVVPLQIALGNSNGRCKLIIENKNNLGGCKVAKDETGNITLETLDKIVGQLNLKRVDLIKIDVEGMELEVLEGSIQTLLYYKPILYVEILNENFSKVNSFLNNLGYKATKVFNATPTYLYAKVE, from the coding sequence GTGAATGAAAACATTGAGAGTAAAGTTGAGAGAATAAAAAAGCTTCTTAATGAACTTGTTGAAAAAGGAGAATTAGATTATGCGTTAGAAGTGATTAACAAGTGCGAAAATGTTATTAAAAATGATATAGAGATTATTTCAATGAAAGGGATAATATACTACGCTAAAAATGAAATTGAAAAAGCAGAAGAGATTTTCAAAAAAGGTTTGCTTGTTGATGCAACGTATACAGATTTTTATTACAACTTGGGCTGTGTATACGAATTAAAAGAAGAATATGAAAAAGCGGCGAAATTCTTTGCTCGAGCCTTAGAGTTTGCTACTGGCGATGAGACAATAGAAATTGGCAGAAAGTTGAATAATATTTTGTATAAAATTTCTACACCTTTAAAAGACGAGACCAAAATAGCTTTCTTTGTAAAACCGGGGTTAGATAGTTTTTTAAACGATATAATATTAGGCTTGATGGACGAGTACTTTGTAAGAAAAATTGTTGTAACAGATTTTAAACAAATCGACGAAGGCATGCAATGGGCTGATATTTGTTGGTTTGAGTGGTGCGATGAGCTTGTGATATATGGGAGCAGGCATGAGCTTGCAAGAGGGAAGAAGTTAATATGCAGAGTTCATAGTTATGAAGCTTTCACGGATTATATTTTCAAAGTGAATTGGGATAATATTGATAAAATAATATTTGTTGCAAAGCATATTTTTGAACTTGTAAACGATAAATTGCAGGGTGTTCTACGTTCGAAGAGCGTGGTAATTCCAAATGGGATTGATCTCAAAAAATTTACTTTTGAAAAAAGAAATAGAGGATTTAATCTCGCTTACGTGGGTTATATAAATTACAAGAAAGGTCCAATGTTATTATTACAGCTTTTTAAAGCTTTACACGATAAAGATAACAGATATAAATTACACATTGCCGGCGAGTTTCAAGATGAGAGATATCTTCTCTATTTTAAACAAATGATGAAGGAATGGGAATTAGAGGATTCTATAGTATTTGAAGGTTGGCAAAATGATATTAATAAATGGCTTGAAGACAAGAATTATGTTATATGTAGTAGTATCTTAGAATCTCAAAATATTAGTATCATGGAAGCAATGGCAAAGGGGATAAAACCTGTGATACATAATTTTGTAGGAGCAAGAGAGATATATCCTTCACATCTAATATGGACTACAATTGATGAGGCTATAGATATTATATTATCTGAAAATTATGATTCTGTAAAATACAGAGAGTTCATTGAAAAAAATTATTCATTAGAAAACAAACTTTGCGAAATAAAAAAACTTTTAGAAAGTATTTTGCATGAGCAAAATCCTGAAAAAATTAAATTTATCACAAAGGTATATTTCGAGAATGAAGAATATAAGTTTTACCTTCCTAATTTATCCGATTATATTCAAAAAGTCATGTACAAAACCTCTCGCTTTTATGAAGAAGAAATGTTAAGAGACATTAAGCAAAGAATAAAGGGAGAAAGCATTGTTATTGACATTGGTGCTAATATTGGTAATCATACTGTTTTTATAGCTTCTCTGAAAAGGGTAAAGAAAGTTGTTTCAATCGAACCCTATGAATATAGTTTCAAAATTCTACTAAAGAATATAGAGTTAAATGGTTTAAACGAAAAAGTAGTACCTCTGCAGATAGCTTTAGGGAATAGTAATGGAAGATGCAAACTAATTATAGAAAACAAAAATAACTTGGGTGGATGTAAAGTTGCAAAAGATGAAACTGGAAATATAACTCTTGAAACTCTAGATAAAATAGTTGGACAATTAAATTTAAAGAGAGTAGATTTAATCAAAATTGATGTGGAAGGCATGGAGTTGGAAGTTCTAGAGGGTTCTATTCAGACTCTTCTATATTATAAACCAATACTATATGTAGAAATTTTAAATGAGAATTTTAGTAAGGTTAATTCGTTCTTAAATAATTTAGGATATAAGGCAACAAAGGTATTTAATGCCACACCAACATACTTATATGCAAAAGTGGAGTAA
- the thpR gene encoding RNA 2',3'-cyclic phosphodiesterase, whose protein sequence is MRTFIGIDFPRKLKEQIVEAQSYLKSISKKGRWKYIDNFHLTLKFLGEIEYDHVEKIKEVLTKNLEGFSSFSLKIFSCGYFKGSKNALRVVYLKPDGDLDKLNNLYQIVEDSLYSIGFEKEKRDYTPHITIAQDVILDESFDKFKQYVENYKFDLIPVESVILFLSEEIDRKRVYTPLFEIKLK, encoded by the coding sequence ATGAGAACCTTCATTGGAATTGATTTCCCAAGAAAGCTAAAAGAGCAAATAGTCGAAGCACAGAGCTATTTAAAATCAATCAGTAAAAAAGGAAGGTGGAAGTACATCGATAACTTTCATCTTACTTTAAAATTCTTAGGTGAGATAGAATATGACCATGTTGAGAAGATTAAAGAGGTGTTAACAAAGAATTTAGAAGGTTTTTCTTCTTTTTCACTTAAGATTTTCTCTTGTGGATATTTCAAAGGAAGCAAAAACGCTTTGCGTGTTGTATATTTAAAGCCAGATGGTGATTTAGATAAGTTAAATAATCTTTATCAAATAGTGGAAGACTCTCTTTATTCAATCGGTTTTGAAAAAGAAAAAAGAGACTATACTCCTCATATAACAATTGCTCAGGATGTTATTTTGGATGAGTCTTTTGACAAGTTCAAGCAGTACGTTGAAAACTACAAATTTGACCTAATTCCTGTTGAAAGTGTTATTTTATTTTTAAGCGAAGAGATTGATAGAAAAAGAGTCTACACACCACTTTTTGAGATAAAGCTAAAGTAA
- a CDS encoding HEPN domain-containing protein, with translation MKKEEIIQYWIDSALDDYKTMKHLFESKDYLWRLFMCHIIAEKLLKALYVKNIETIPPKTHDLLFLAKKIQLPLDTSMADFLTFLQLLI, from the coding sequence TTGAAAAAAGAAGAAATAATTCAGTACTGGATTGATTCGGCACTTGACGATTACAAGACCATGAAGCATTTATTTGAAAGTAAGGACTATCTTTGGCGTTTATTTATGTGTCATATAATTGCCGAGAAATTATTAAAAGCTTTATATGTCAAAAATATTGAAACCATTCCTCCAAAAACACATGATTTATTGTTTCTTGCAAAGAAAATACAACTTCCTTTGGACACTTCTATGGCAGATTTTTTGACCTTCTTACAACTTTTAATATAA
- a CDS encoding flagellar protein FlgN gives MYEKLINLLEEKEKLVDKFLELTNLQQEYILNDNFDELSEIVDKKAKLIERINILDDEFIKEFEGIKKAKNIKSFDEITDIDKETGILLKSLTSSIMEKLKVIKEIDEKNSILIRAKFDEVKRTIKTLRYKKEAIKDYTSYKQIDYHSGFDKKE, from the coding sequence ATGTATGAAAAATTGATAAATCTTCTTGAAGAAAAGGAAAAGCTTGTTGATAAGTTTTTAGAGCTTACAAATCTTCAACAAGAATATATTTTAAATGACAATTTTGATGAATTATCTGAAATTGTTGATAAGAAAGCAAAGCTAATTGAAAGGATAAATATCCTTGACGATGAGTTTATAAAGGAGTTTGAGGGGATAAAAAAGGCAAAAAATATCAAAAGCTTTGATGAGATAACTGATATAGACAAAGAGACAGGGATTTTGCTCAAGAGCTTGACTTCATCAATTATGGAGAAATTAAAAGTAATAAAAGAGATTGATGAGAAAAATAGCATTCTAATTCGAGCAAAGTTTGATGAGGTAAAAAGGACTATAAAAACTCTTAGATACAAAAAAGAGGCTATAAAAGATTATACATCTTATAAACAAATAGACTATCATTCTGGATTTGACAAAAAGGAATAA
- a CDS encoding flagellar protein FlaG yields MVVDSIGVKAVDISNTVSRVQDSRTKLENIEVNLQEEKGINKEEVNDKLADKNSRKELDEDTLIKMINQANKAFEAKYTRLEFSIHKETHEIVVKVYDKETNELIREIPPEKILDIIAKLWELAGIFVDERR; encoded by the coding sequence ATGGTTGTTGATAGCATTGGAGTCAAAGCTGTTGATATATCAAATACAGTCTCAAGAGTTCAAGACAGCAGAACAAAACTTGAAAATATCGAAGTTAACTTGCAAGAAGAGAAGGGTATAAACAAAGAAGAAGTTAATGATAAGCTTGCAGACAAGAACAGCAGAAAAGAGCTTGATGAAGATACACTTATTAAAATGATAAACCAGGCAAATAAAGCGTTTGAGGCGAAGTACACAAGGCTTGAATTTTCAATACACAAGGAGACACATGAAATTGTTGTAAAAGTATATGATAAAGAAACAAATGAACTAATAAGAGAAATACCTCCAGAGAAGATATTAGATATAATTGCAAAGCTTTGGGAGCTTGCAGGCATTTTTGTGGATGAGAGAAGATAA
- the fliD gene encoding flagellar filament capping protein FliD, with the protein MNVGSTSSTSYTNPYNAYKYYTRIGGLASGLDTDSIIQGLMSIQKARYNKLYQQHQLLQWQREDYMNMAKEISSFKDYVFNLKLSSNFVKFKATGPAIDGGYINVTGTANALEGNYEITINSIAKPSTMVLSNISATFDKLKSNNISTLYVSISTQTDADINTFDYVTVKLSTTQPSTSDYLTIDVTKFSDANSFAAEIVSKLNSTGTVSAYYDSTLGKLLVTTKQTGLIELNLDTGGDPNLSDLTVDSRTRGTNAEVSINDLSRNVAYLNLKYSRNSFSFLGMVITLNKDTTGATVGFTVSKDIDAIVNNVKDFINKYNDLVSKIYSKITEKRNRDYPPLTEDQKAQMKEEDIKKWEEAAKKGLLNNDPILSSFLNNIRYYLYKAVPGLPSSLDVITEAGIETFSYFESKEGKLYIRDEGKLREAISNNLDAFVKLFTYTDSDPDTPIENQGILQRFYKLANDTLKKINDIAGKPYFTNYYDPNSYIGKQLRSIADQMNAEQERLKQIEDRYYRQFTQLERLIAQMNTQSSWLSQQFSGK; encoded by the coding sequence ATGAATGTTGGCTCGACAAGTTCTACAAGTTACACAAATCCCTATAATGCATACAAATACTATACAAGAATCGGTGGACTTGCCAGCGGGCTTGATACAGACTCAATTATACAAGGCTTAATGAGTATTCAGAAAGCAAGATATAATAAACTATATCAGCAGCATCAGCTTCTTCAATGGCAAAGAGAAGATTATATGAATATGGCAAAAGAAATCTCAAGTTTTAAAGATTATGTATTTAATCTTAAGCTTTCAAGTAACTTTGTTAAGTTCAAAGCAACAGGTCCGGCAATTGATGGCGGCTATATAAATGTTACTGGAACGGCCAATGCTTTAGAGGGTAATTATGAAATAACAATAAATAGTATCGCAAAACCTTCTACGATGGTGCTTTCAAATATTTCTGCAACTTTTGATAAGCTAAAATCTAATAATATCAGCACACTATATGTCAGTATTAGCACTCAAACAGACGCCGATATAAACACCTTCGATTATGTAACAGTAAAACTTTCAACTACTCAACCATCCACCTCTGATTATCTTACTATAGATGTGACAAAATTTTCTGATGCAAATAGTTTTGCAGCAGAGATAGTATCCAAACTAAATTCTACGGGCACAGTGAGTGCTTATTATGATTCGACATTGGGAAAGCTTCTTGTTACCACAAAACAAACTGGTTTAATAGAACTTAACTTAGATACTGGTGGAGACCCAAATTTATCAGATCTGACGGTAGATAGTAGGACACGAGGAACTAATGCAGAAGTGTCTATCAACGATTTGTCAAGAAATGTTGCTTATTTAAATTTAAAATATTCCCGAAATTCATTTAGTTTTTTAGGAATGGTTATAACGTTGAATAAAGATACGACTGGGGCAACAGTGGGATTTACTGTCTCTAAAGACATTGATGCGATTGTAAATAATGTAAAGGATTTTATAAATAAGTATAATGACCTAGTTAGCAAGATTTACAGCAAAATTACAGAAAAAAGAAATAGAGACTATCCACCTCTCACAGAAGACCAAAAGGCTCAGATGAAAGAAGAGGACATCAAAAAATGGGAAGAGGCAGCAAAAAAGGGACTATTGAATAATGACCCTATATTAAGCAGTTTTCTGAACAATATAAGGTATTACCTCTATAAAGCAGTACCTGGTCTTCCTTCAAGTTTGGATGTTATTACAGAAGCAGGGATTGAAACATTTAGTTACTTTGAGAGCAAAGAAGGGAAGCTTTATATAAGAGACGAAGGCAAACTTAGAGAAGCAATATCTAATAATTTAGACGCATTTGTAAAACTTTTCACATACACCGACTCAGATCCCGATACACCAATAGAAAATCAAGGAATTTTACAAAGATTTTACAAGCTGGCAAATGATACTTTGAAGAAAATTAATGACATAGCAGGCAAGCCTTACTTTACAAATTATTATGATCCCAACAGCTATATTGGTAAACAATTAAGAAGCATTGCAGATCAAATGAATGCTGAACAAGAAAGATTAAAACAAATAGAGGATAGATACTACAGACAATTTACTCAGCTTGAACGACTGATTGCTCAAATGAATACACAAAGCTCATGGCTTTCTCAACAATTCAGTGGTAAGTAA
- a CDS encoding DUF488 domain-containing protein, which yields MKPIYSIRYSSVKFDDFLEILKSFRISIDIRTNPFSRFVPEYRKENLEKALKQANIGYIFLGNLLGGKLENPSFYTPEGYWNYNAIIQSMEFKEGIETLLELAERETIVLMCSEFDPAQCHRALIIGRYLLSYHNIAINHLMGRWVQVDQRALEESLFFRYFPQTSEQHSFFSDEELFNKAYELQMKKIFNVKNK from the coding sequence GTGAAGCCAATATATTCCATTCGATATTCATCTGTAAAATTTGACGATTTTTTAGAGATACTTAAAAGTTTCAGAATTTCAATAGATATAAGAACAAACCCTTTTTCAAGGTTTGTTCCAGAGTATAGGAAAGAAAATTTAGAAAAAGCTTTAAAACAGGCAAATATTGGCTACATTTTTCTTGGGAATCTCCTTGGCGGAAAGTTGGAAAATCCTTCTTTCTATACTCCCGAGGGTTATTGGAACTACAACGCAATAATCCAGTCAATGGAGTTTAAAGAAGGCATAGAGACTTTACTTGAACTTGCGGAAAGAGAAACAATAGTTTTGATGTGCAGTGAATTTGATCCTGCACAATGTCACAGAGCCCTTATAATTGGTCGATATTTGCTGAGTTATCACAACATAGCTATCAATCATTTGATGGGGAGATGGGTACAAGTAGATCAGCGTGCATTAGAAGAGAGTCTTTTTTTTAGGTATTTTCCTCAAACAAGCGAACAGCATTCATTTTTTAGCGATGAAGAGCTTTTCAATAAAGCATATGAGCTGCAGATGAAGAAAATATTCAATGTTAAGAACAAATAA